A stretch of Arthrobacter sunyaminii DNA encodes these proteins:
- a CDS encoding acyl-CoA thioesterase codes for MHLLLRTLLVLFRSRRRPKLDFFDSSSLPMRVLPTDIDIAMHLNNGMYFSLMDLGRFDLMVRSGFWDSMRRNGWSPVVGNETISFRKSLQLGQRYTIETKVIGFDDRASYIEQRMVADGEIYARAYIAARFVSKNGPVSNEEIFKAAGVLPPSDLELPEWVRQWRADGALPSTRRPAPHAWAQGAES; via the coding sequence ATGCACCTTCTTCTTCGCACTCTTCTCGTGTTGTTCCGTTCCCGCCGGCGTCCGAAACTGGACTTCTTCGATTCGTCCTCGCTCCCGATGCGGGTGCTTCCCACCGACATCGACATCGCCATGCACCTGAACAACGGCATGTACTTTTCGCTGATGGACCTCGGCCGCTTCGACCTCATGGTCCGCAGCGGATTCTGGGACAGCATGCGGCGCAACGGCTGGAGCCCGGTGGTGGGCAACGAGACGATCAGTTTCCGCAAATCCCTTCAGCTGGGCCAGCGGTACACGATCGAAACCAAGGTTATCGGCTTCGATGACCGCGCCAGCTACATTGAGCAGCGCATGGTGGCCGACGGCGAGATTTACGCACGTGCCTACATTGCCGCACGTTTTGTGTCCAAGAACGGTCCGGTGAGCAACGAAGAGATCTTCAAAGCAGCCGGAGTCCTGCCTCCCTCGGATCTGGAACTGCCCGAGTGGGTTCGGCAGTGGCGGGCCGACGGCGCACTCCCGAGCACCCGCCGGCCGGCGCCGCACGCCTGGGCCCAAGGGGCAGAGAGCTAA
- a CDS encoding ABC transporter ATP-binding protein, with amino-acid sequence MLQVQNLTRTFGDKVAVDNVSFDVPSGQMTGFVGANGAGKTTTMRMIMGVLSATSGDVLLDGAPLTALARSTFGYMPEERGLYPKQPILDQLIYLGQLHRMSQSQARKGAMDLLERFGLGGRTKDKLESLSLGNQQRVQIAASLLHKPNVLILDEPFSGLDPVAVDSMVELLRERTSAGVPVLFSSHQLDLVDRLCDSMVVLQQGKVIASGTGDALRARAVNRHRITVSPDAGWVRDEPGIRVLDVAGPTAVLEFDDDDARQRLLATALTRGSVEEFAPIRPSLSEIYREVTAV; translated from the coding sequence ATGCTGCAGGTGCAAAACCTGACCCGAACATTCGGGGACAAAGTGGCGGTCGACAACGTCAGCTTTGATGTTCCGTCCGGCCAGATGACCGGTTTTGTGGGCGCCAACGGTGCCGGCAAGACCACCACCATGCGGATGATCATGGGGGTCCTGAGCGCCACCTCCGGCGATGTGCTCCTCGACGGTGCTCCCCTGACGGCCCTGGCCCGGTCGACCTTCGGGTACATGCCCGAGGAACGCGGCCTCTACCCCAAGCAGCCCATCCTGGATCAGCTGATCTACCTCGGACAGCTGCACCGGATGAGCCAGTCGCAGGCCCGCAAGGGCGCCATGGACCTGCTGGAGCGGTTCGGCCTCGGCGGCCGGACCAAGGACAAGCTGGAGTCCCTGTCCCTGGGCAACCAGCAGCGGGTGCAGATCGCCGCCTCGCTGCTGCACAAGCCAAACGTGCTGATCCTGGACGAGCCGTTCTCGGGCTTGGACCCGGTGGCCGTGGATTCCATGGTGGAGTTGCTGCGCGAGCGCACCTCCGCCGGAGTTCCGGTGCTCTTTTCCAGCCATCAGCTGGATCTGGTGGACCGGCTCTGCGACAGCATGGTGGTCCTGCAGCAGGGCAAGGTGATTGCCTCAGGCACGGGCGATGCCCTGCGTGCCCGGGCAGTCAACCGGCACCGCATTACGGTTTCCCCGGATGCCGGCTGGGTGCGGGACGAGCCGGGGATACGCGTCCTCGACGTTGCAGGTCCCACCGCCGTCCTGGAATTCGACGACGACGACGCGCGGCAGCGCCTGCTTGCCACCGCGCTCACCCGCGGCTCCGTGGAGGAGTTCGCCCCTATCCGACCGTCCCTGAGCGAAATCTACCGTGAGGTGACCGCAGTATGA
- a CDS encoding response regulator transcription factor, giving the protein MKPIHVLLADDQALVRAGFAMMLSVEDEIHVVGQVANGAEAVEFAAANPVDVILMDVQMPVLDGIRATEQVVRAGTAKVIILTTFEREDYLFDAIRAGASGFLLKNADPDDLVAAVHAVACGHALLAPEVTIRVIERFARSLESESEAESGSEARAAGTALPATPATPATPATEQQKLLDTLTSREREVLIQIAAGRSNAEIAREMFLAEATVKTHISNLLAKIQVRDRVQAVVFAYESGLILPGENPSDPAVRSSS; this is encoded by the coding sequence ATGAAACCAATTCACGTACTGCTCGCTGATGACCAGGCCCTGGTGCGGGCCGGCTTCGCGATGATGCTCTCCGTCGAGGACGAGATCCATGTGGTGGGTCAGGTGGCCAACGGCGCCGAAGCAGTGGAATTTGCCGCCGCCAACCCGGTGGATGTCATTCTGATGGACGTGCAGATGCCGGTTCTGGACGGAATCCGCGCCACGGAACAGGTGGTGCGCGCCGGCACGGCCAAGGTCATCATCCTGACCACTTTCGAACGCGAGGATTACCTCTTCGATGCCATCCGGGCCGGAGCGAGCGGTTTCCTGCTGAAGAATGCGGACCCCGATGACCTGGTGGCGGCAGTGCACGCCGTCGCCTGCGGCCACGCACTGCTGGCTCCGGAAGTCACCATCCGCGTGATCGAGCGGTTCGCCCGCTCGCTCGAGTCCGAGTCCGAGGCTGAGTCCGGCTCCGAGGCAAGGGCAGCCGGAACGGCCCTTCCCGCCACGCCCGCCACGCCCGCCACGCCCGCCACGGAGCAGCAGAAGCTCCTGGACACCCTGACCTCCCGCGAGCGCGAGGTTCTCATCCAAATCGCCGCCGGCCGGAGCAACGCTGAAATCGCCCGGGAGATGTTCCTGGCCGAAGCGACGGTTAAGACCCATATCTCCAACCTGCTCGCCAAGATCCAGGTCCGCGACCGGGTGCAGGCGGTGGTGTTCGCCTATGAAAGCGGTCTCATCCTTCCGGGGGAGAACCCATCGGATCCCGCCGTCCGCAGCTCCTCCTAG
- a CDS encoding sensor histidine kinase, with translation MIESATIGETAPSQSTGWVRERLRKKNDDDWERPAPTPDQVRRDVIGTAAVILVAAIALETSRGFGAVGGEDRPFWLQYLVLALMVVPLALRRRLPISVLLVSSLLFFLLSTYMPAISTQLAFQAAYFASIYSAVAWARDRRMLRLALAAVIAAMALWLILGFTVSSAYDSFFENLKENAPAGDETYGGLLPPLASYAVYSFLINAAFFGGAILFGLTSWRSAHQRERLAEQAGQLRAQSAELAHQAVVNERLRIARELHDVVAHHIAVIGVHAGAARRVMEKKPEAAAGALQTIEDSSREAVQEMRSLLGVLRAGDETDPAGDGALRRPEPGLADLDTLVAEHLANGLQVTFTRVEDTPGALDAVAAPLALSVYRTVQESLANVRRHSTAGSAVVALRSGSTDGVRWLEVETVDDGLPRTGGQPGSGFGLRGIRERAALHGGTAEIGPRPGGGWRVRVRFTQR, from the coding sequence ATGATCGAGAGCGCGACCATAGGCGAGACCGCCCCGTCCCAAAGCACCGGTTGGGTCCGGGAGCGGCTGCGGAAGAAGAACGACGACGACTGGGAACGTCCGGCGCCTACGCCGGATCAGGTGCGGCGGGACGTCATCGGAACCGCCGCCGTCATTCTGGTTGCCGCAATTGCGCTTGAAACCAGCCGCGGATTCGGCGCTGTGGGCGGGGAGGACCGTCCGTTCTGGCTCCAGTATCTGGTGCTGGCGCTGATGGTGGTGCCTCTGGCTCTACGGCGCCGGCTCCCGATCAGCGTCCTGCTGGTGTCCTCATTGCTTTTCTTTCTCCTGAGCACCTATATGCCGGCCATCAGCACCCAGCTCGCTTTTCAAGCCGCGTATTTCGCCTCCATCTACTCGGCCGTGGCCTGGGCGCGGGACCGGAGGATGCTTCGGCTGGCACTGGCGGCGGTGATCGCGGCAATGGCGCTGTGGTTGATCCTCGGTTTCACCGTGTCCAGCGCCTATGACTCCTTTTTCGAAAACCTCAAAGAGAACGCCCCGGCAGGCGATGAAACCTACGGCGGTCTATTGCCTCCCCTGGCCTCCTACGCCGTGTACTCATTCCTGATCAATGCCGCCTTTTTCGGCGGAGCCATCCTGTTCGGCCTCACCTCCTGGCGCAGTGCGCACCAGCGCGAACGTCTCGCAGAACAGGCAGGGCAGCTGCGCGCCCAGTCGGCGGAGCTGGCGCACCAGGCGGTGGTGAATGAACGGCTGCGGATCGCCCGGGAACTGCACGACGTCGTCGCGCACCATATCGCGGTCATTGGCGTGCACGCCGGGGCGGCACGGCGCGTGATGGAGAAGAAACCCGAAGCCGCTGCGGGCGCCCTGCAAACCATTGAAGATTCAAGCCGTGAGGCGGTGCAGGAAATGCGTTCCCTGCTGGGCGTGCTGCGGGCCGGCGATGAGACCGATCCCGCCGGCGACGGCGCCCTTCGCCGGCCGGAACCGGGCCTTGCGGACCTGGATACGCTGGTGGCCGAACATCTGGCCAACGGACTGCAGGTGACTTTCACCCGGGTGGAAGACACACCGGGGGCGCTCGACGCCGTCGCGGCTCCGCTGGCCCTGTCCGTCTACCGCACCGTTCAGGAATCCCTCGCCAACGTGCGCCGCCATTCCACCGCCGGTTCCGCCGTCGTTGCCCTGCGCAGCGGATCGACCGACGGCGTGCGCTGGCTCGAGGTGGAAACGGTCGACGACGGCCTTCCCCGGACGGGCGGACAGCCCGGCTCCGGATTCGGGCTGCGGGGAATCCGGGAGCGGGCGGCCCTGCACGGCGGCACTGCGGAGATTGGCCCCCGGCCCGGCGGCGGGTGGCGGGTACGCGTCCGCTTCACACAGCGTTGA
- a CDS encoding DUF2945 domain-containing protein: MTNSPDANPRYAVGDQVRWNYRGSDISGQVTEIHTADFEFMGRVRACSEDEPQYKVRSDSSHRHAVHKGSALRAAED; the protein is encoded by the coding sequence ATGACGAATTCACCCGACGCGAACCCGCGGTATGCCGTGGGCGACCAGGTTCGCTGGAACTACCGGGGATCGGATATTAGCGGCCAAGTCACGGAAATCCATACCGCTGACTTTGAGTTCATGGGCCGGGTCCGGGCCTGCTCCGAGGACGAGCCGCAGTACAAGGTCCGCAGCGACTCCTCGCACCGCCACGCGGTCCACAAGGGTTCAGCCCTCCGGGCGGCGGAGGACTGA
- a CDS encoding beta strand repeat-containing protein: MTSSLSGRNRSRPHALLTALLALFLILLLAFFVLFTSRVAAGAAQLSDGAVRASTGAGDLKEGAAKAREGADKVAAGSEKVDAGANTLADGIASAKTGATSLKNGAVALDEGAVKLQTGAVSAADGALKIAAGAGTANTGAGQLANGGIQLRDGAVRASDGAQQLAAGSGELNNGALSAAEGAGALNAGAVKLNDGGLALRNGAGQIVGGAKALNDGGVKLRDGASAANTGAGQVAAGAGDLNKGALAAKDGADQLTVGAGAAKDGADKISGGAGAIADGASALNDGSIELKTGAENADKGAQQLAAGTKDLNTGAKSAKAGADQVAAGAKQVNGGVSKLAKGAGDLRVGAVALYEGTGSAVAGTEALLAGANRVNAGAAALSEGVNTAANGSTELAAGARNLSNGINALVNGGPALRDGAASLATGIPLVNGGAAGLTSSADTVAGGASSASAAAANMVAQLQQLQQDAPSLTEAQLAERLTAITAQAQETKAGVDGIATGATDFSNAYNTQLKDGLEQVRAGAVDAGAGAAAVAAGVSGVRDGGMQVAAGAEALNNGVLAIKAGFDGQGTPEEPGLRNGAKGVADGAAQLAAGSLQLQGGAKQLVDGAGALETGVADLAAGTGALENGSADLADGNGELAAGAGQLDTGAQTLAAGTPLLSAGAGQLAAGAGALNAGATELSTGASDLSTGLTTLRAGAGSLAAGNGTIAVGAGKLNTGATALATGTKALETGAAQLATGAGVLTAGAETLYAGTGELSTGLATLRAGAGSLASGNGAIAEGANKLNAGASELAAKTPDLVAGADKLATGAQTLSTGLSTLETGAVTLSEGNDQLATGATTLAEGTSKLVSGSGSLADGTVKLDEGGKTLTAGTADLKDGAAELAEGNTKLAEGSTTLADGNGEISDGADTMRASTTAMTPGEIVTSPKVLAVLIPLLLLMIPAVMLVSGRSRESQH; encoded by the coding sequence ATGACGAGTTCTCTTTCCGGCCGGAACCGTTCCCGGCCGCATGCCCTTCTAACAGCTCTTCTGGCTTTGTTCCTCATCCTTCTTCTGGCTTTCTTTGTGCTGTTCACCAGCAGGGTTGCTGCGGGAGCCGCCCAGCTCAGTGACGGTGCCGTGCGCGCGTCGACCGGTGCCGGTGATCTGAAAGAAGGAGCCGCCAAAGCCCGGGAAGGTGCCGACAAGGTTGCCGCGGGCAGCGAGAAGGTCGACGCCGGTGCCAACACCCTGGCTGACGGCATCGCCAGCGCCAAGACCGGTGCCACGTCCCTGAAGAACGGTGCCGTGGCCCTGGATGAGGGCGCGGTGAAGCTTCAGACCGGCGCTGTATCGGCAGCCGACGGAGCGCTGAAGATCGCCGCGGGTGCGGGAACGGCCAACACGGGTGCGGGACAGCTCGCCAACGGCGGCATCCAGCTTCGCGACGGTGCGGTCCGCGCTTCCGACGGTGCGCAGCAGCTTGCAGCGGGTTCGGGGGAACTGAACAACGGAGCGCTGAGCGCCGCTGAAGGTGCCGGTGCGCTTAACGCCGGTGCCGTAAAGCTCAACGACGGCGGTCTTGCACTTCGCAACGGCGCGGGACAGATTGTGGGCGGAGCCAAGGCGCTGAACGACGGCGGCGTGAAGCTCCGCGACGGCGCCTCGGCCGCCAATACCGGAGCGGGCCAGGTGGCCGCGGGAGCCGGGGACCTCAACAAGGGGGCACTTGCCGCCAAAGACGGTGCAGACCAGCTGACCGTGGGTGCCGGAGCCGCCAAAGACGGCGCCGACAAGATTTCCGGCGGCGCCGGAGCCATCGCCGACGGCGCGTCTGCTCTCAACGACGGCAGCATCGAGCTGAAAACCGGTGCCGAGAATGCTGACAAAGGAGCACAGCAGCTCGCCGCAGGCACAAAGGACCTGAACACCGGCGCAAAGTCCGCAAAAGCGGGCGCCGACCAGGTTGCGGCGGGAGCCAAGCAGGTTAATGGCGGCGTCTCCAAGCTGGCCAAGGGTGCCGGCGACCTCCGCGTAGGCGCAGTGGCCCTGTACGAAGGAACCGGATCTGCGGTGGCGGGCACCGAGGCGCTGCTGGCCGGCGCCAACCGGGTGAATGCGGGAGCGGCGGCTCTCAGCGAAGGCGTCAACACGGCTGCAAACGGCTCAACCGAACTGGCAGCGGGCGCACGGAACCTCTCCAACGGCATCAATGCCCTGGTCAATGGTGGTCCTGCGCTGCGTGACGGTGCTGCGAGTCTCGCCACCGGGATTCCCCTGGTCAACGGCGGAGCAGCCGGCCTGACATCCAGCGCCGATACGGTGGCAGGCGGCGCATCCAGCGCGTCCGCAGCCGCAGCCAACATGGTGGCCCAGCTGCAGCAGCTGCAGCAGGATGCGCCTTCCCTGACCGAGGCTCAGCTTGCTGAGCGCCTGACGGCCATCACGGCACAGGCGCAGGAAACCAAGGCCGGCGTGGACGGCATCGCCACCGGTGCCACCGACTTCAGCAATGCCTACAACACCCAGCTCAAGGACGGGCTGGAGCAGGTTCGTGCCGGCGCAGTGGATGCGGGTGCAGGCGCAGCGGCCGTGGCTGCCGGAGTCTCCGGCGTACGGGACGGCGGAATGCAGGTTGCCGCCGGCGCCGAGGCGCTGAACAACGGCGTCCTCGCCATCAAGGCCGGTTTCGACGGCCAGGGCACGCCGGAGGAACCGGGTCTGCGCAACGGTGCCAAGGGTGTGGCCGACGGTGCCGCGCAGCTTGCCGCGGGTTCCCTGCAGCTGCAGGGTGGGGCGAAGCAGCTTGTTGACGGAGCCGGTGCGCTCGAAACCGGTGTTGCCGATCTGGCGGCCGGAACCGGCGCTTTGGAGAACGGATCCGCTGATCTGGCCGACGGCAACGGAGAGCTTGCTGCCGGTGCCGGACAGCTGGACACCGGGGCCCAGACCCTCGCGGCCGGCACCCCGCTCCTCTCAGCAGGTGCAGGTCAGCTCGCTGCAGGTGCCGGAGCGCTGAACGCCGGAGCAACGGAGCTTTCCACCGGCGCGTCAGACCTCTCCACCGGACTGACCACACTGAGGGCCGGAGCAGGCAGCCTTGCCGCCGGCAACGGAACCATCGCTGTAGGTGCCGGCAAATTGAACACGGGCGCAACCGCTCTGGCGACGGGCACCAAGGCCCTGGAGACGGGCGCCGCCCAGCTGGCTACCGGTGCGGGTGTCCTCACGGCGGGTGCAGAAACGCTTTACGCAGGAACCGGGGAACTCTCCACCGGCCTGGCCACGCTCCGGGCAGGTGCCGGATCGCTGGCATCAGGCAACGGTGCCATTGCAGAGGGCGCCAACAAGCTCAACGCCGGAGCATCCGAGCTGGCCGCCAAGACACCGGACCTGGTTGCCGGTGCAGACAAGCTCGCCACCGGCGCGCAGACCCTCTCCACCGGCTTGAGCACCCTTGAGACCGGCGCGGTGACGCTCTCGGAAGGCAACGACCAACTGGCTACCGGGGCAACCACTCTGGCCGAAGGCACCAGCAAGCTGGTGTCCGGCAGCGGCTCGCTTGCGGACGGCACCGTCAAGCTGGATGAGGGCGGCAAGACGCTCACCGCAGGAACGGCGGACCTGAAGGACGGCGCCGCTGAACTGGCCGAAGGCAACACCAAGCTGGCCGAGGGCAGCACAACCTTGGCCGACGGCAACGGGGAAATCTCCGACGGCGCCGACACCATGCGGGCCAGCACCACGGCCATGACCCCCGGCGAAATCGTTACTTCCCCGAAGGTTCTGGCAGTGCTCATCCCGCTGCTTCTGCTCATGATTCCGGCGGTCATGCTGGTTTCCGGCCGCTCACGCGAGTCACAGCACTAG
- a CDS encoding DUF6507 family protein gives MNYDIDTAAVQAVLMAVAVEGTALNESANAARQAGDDAAAGFGTAQEVAEAFTNFWRTREDVAQRVSSLVFRKADSVASAAQAFVAANQEMTDSAHQALARINTDFAAPVPRHRPKTPVA, from the coding sequence ATGAACTATGACATTGACACAGCGGCCGTACAGGCTGTGCTCATGGCCGTTGCCGTCGAGGGCACGGCACTGAACGAGTCAGCGAACGCTGCCAGGCAGGCGGGCGACGACGCCGCGGCCGGGTTCGGCACGGCGCAGGAAGTGGCGGAGGCCTTCACCAACTTCTGGAGAACCCGGGAAGATGTGGCACAACGGGTTTCCAGCTTGGTGTTCCGCAAGGCAGACAGCGTCGCTTCAGCCGCCCAAGCCTTCGTCGCGGCCAACCAGGAGATGACGGACAGCGCCCATCAGGCTCTCGCCCGCATCAATACGGACTTTGCCGCCCCCGTGCCCCGGCACCGGCCGAAAACTCCTGTGGCCTGA
- a CDS encoding IclR family transcriptional regulator, translating to MAGKAAGSGVQSVERVFELLEIIADAGGAVTLSELSASTDLPLPTIHRLLRTLVTLGYARQLPNRRYTLGPRLIPLGEGATKQLGSLALPQLKKLVDGLGETANIAVLDSDMVVYLAQVPSQHSMRMFTEVGRRVHPHATGVGKAILAQLPDDKVRDIVARSGMPTPTDKTIGTMDELLADLQRIRKRGYAIDEQEQELGVRCFAIAVPDAPTPTAVSVSGPISRVDESFAKRAVPLLRSAATSISQEFNGQEPG from the coding sequence ATGGCCGGAAAAGCCGCCGGTTCCGGCGTGCAGTCAGTCGAACGCGTTTTTGAGCTGCTGGAAATCATTGCAGATGCCGGCGGAGCCGTAACACTGAGCGAACTCTCGGCTTCCACGGATCTGCCGCTTCCCACCATCCACCGGCTGCTCCGGACCCTGGTAACGCTTGGATATGCCCGCCAGTTGCCTAACCGGCGCTACACCTTGGGTCCTCGCCTCATCCCGTTGGGGGAAGGGGCCACAAAACAGCTGGGATCCCTTGCCCTTCCCCAGCTCAAGAAGCTGGTCGACGGGCTCGGAGAGACGGCCAACATCGCGGTGCTGGACTCAGACATGGTGGTCTACTTGGCACAGGTCCCCTCCCAGCACTCGATGCGGATGTTCACCGAGGTCGGCCGCCGGGTGCACCCCCATGCCACCGGTGTCGGCAAGGCCATCCTGGCGCAGCTGCCCGACGACAAGGTGCGCGACATCGTCGCCCGCAGCGGGATGCCGACACCCACCGACAAGACCATCGGGACCATGGATGAGTTGCTGGCTGACCTCCAGCGGATCCGCAAGCGCGGATATGCCATCGACGAACAGGAACAGGAGCTGGGCGTGCGCTGTTTCGCCATCGCCGTGCCGGACGCTCCCACGCCCACTGCCGTCTCTGTTTCCGGACCCATCTCCCGGGTGGACGAAAGTTTCGCCAAGCGTGCTGTTCCGCTGCTGCGCTCTGCCGCCACCTCCATTTCCCAGGAGTTCAACGGCCAAGAGCCCGGCTAG
- a CDS encoding M20 metallopeptidase family protein translates to MFVSEAQAILPELVALRRELHQDPETGLDLPRTQSRIVAALEGLDLEITLGLKASSVVAVLRGAEPGPAVLLRGDMDALPVTELTDLEYASTNGNMHACGHDLHVAGLVGAAKLLCAQQQDLAGSVIFMFQPGEEGHNGASLMIDEGVLDAAGERPVAAYGIHVRPGPLGVFRTKPGTLMAGANELRITVKGSGGHSSQPQTAVDPVPALTEIASALQTMSTRRFSVFDPIVLTVTQLEAGDAINVIPDTARLGASVRTLSEESLDRVIVESKALAEGIAAAHGCSVDVDFTVRYPVTRNDAGRTREALADLRGLFGEDRVLESRDPLMGSEDFSLVLDEIPGTFLFLGATPPSLDPATAAWNHSPRVLFDDSVLGDQAAALAQLAYNRLT, encoded by the coding sequence ATGTTTGTTTCTGAAGCACAGGCGATCCTCCCGGAACTTGTGGCGCTGCGGCGCGAACTCCATCAGGATCCGGAGACCGGACTCGACCTCCCGCGGACCCAGTCCCGCATCGTTGCTGCGCTGGAGGGCCTGGACCTGGAAATCACTCTGGGGTTGAAGGCCTCGTCCGTAGTCGCCGTGCTGCGCGGAGCCGAGCCGGGACCGGCCGTCCTGCTGCGCGGGGACATGGATGCGCTGCCGGTGACCGAACTGACGGACCTGGAATACGCCTCAACCAACGGAAACATGCACGCCTGCGGGCACGACCTGCATGTGGCAGGGCTGGTTGGCGCCGCAAAGCTGCTCTGCGCTCAGCAGCAGGACCTGGCCGGCAGCGTCATCTTCATGTTCCAGCCCGGAGAAGAAGGCCACAACGGAGCCAGCCTGATGATCGATGAGGGAGTGCTCGACGCCGCAGGAGAACGCCCCGTTGCCGCCTACGGGATCCACGTGCGTCCCGGTCCGCTGGGAGTTTTCCGCACCAAGCCGGGCACGCTGATGGCCGGAGCAAACGAGCTGCGCATTACGGTCAAAGGTTCAGGCGGCCACAGTTCCCAGCCGCAGACCGCCGTCGACCCCGTCCCTGCGCTCACGGAGATAGCCTCCGCGCTGCAGACCATGTCCACCCGCCGGTTCTCCGTCTTTGATCCGATTGTCCTCACCGTTACGCAGCTGGAGGCCGGGGACGCCATCAATGTCATTCCGGATACGGCCAGACTGGGCGCGTCCGTGCGCACACTGTCCGAGGAATCGCTGGACCGGGTGATCGTGGAGTCGAAGGCGCTCGCCGAAGGAATTGCTGCCGCGCACGGTTGCAGCGTCGACGTCGATTTCACCGTCCGCTATCCCGTCACCCGCAATGACGCCGGCCGCACCCGTGAGGCGCTCGCGGACCTCCGGGGGTTGTTCGGCGAGGACCGGGTGCTGGAGTCCCGGGATCCGCTGATGGGGTCCGAGGATTTCTCCCTGGTGCTGGACGAAATCCCCGGGACCTTCCTGTTCCTGGGTGCCACACCGCCGTCATTGGATCCCGCAACGGCGGCCTGGAACCACTCGCCGAGGGTGCTTTTCGATGACTCGGTGCTGGGTGACCAGGCCGCCGCACTGGCCCAGCTGGCCTACAACCGCCTGACGTAG
- a CDS encoding dihydrofolate reductase family protein yields MTLSVNIFLSLDGVMQGPGSADEDLSGGFDRGGWLAPYLHDLMVGQIVNSWLARADSLLLGRYTYEMMQPFWELVTDPDDAVAYALNHLPKYLVSSTVENPTWHNTQVLPGDPLNAVEALKRGRGEIQVHGSHRLARSLHDAGMVDEFRLLVFPVVVGTGKRLFDAGSVPSGFQVLESETLDSGTFHLRLRPIPFGTADMGPRIGL; encoded by the coding sequence ATGACACTCTCCGTCAACATCTTCCTGAGTCTGGACGGCGTGATGCAGGGCCCGGGTTCAGCGGACGAAGACCTGTCCGGAGGCTTTGACCGCGGCGGCTGGCTGGCGCCTTACCTCCATGACCTAATGGTGGGACAGATTGTTAACAGCTGGCTGGCGAGGGCTGATTCGCTGCTCCTGGGCAGGTATACCTACGAGATGATGCAGCCCTTCTGGGAGCTTGTCACCGACCCGGACGACGCCGTTGCCTACGCCCTCAACCACCTTCCGAAATACCTGGTCTCCTCCACCGTGGAAAACCCGACGTGGCACAACACCCAGGTTCTCCCCGGGGACCCGCTCAATGCCGTTGAGGCGCTGAAGCGCGGGCGCGGCGAGATTCAGGTTCACGGAAGTCACCGGCTGGCCAGATCACTGCACGATGCCGGCATGGTGGACGAGTTCCGGCTGCTCGTCTTTCCCGTGGTGGTGGGGACGGGAAAGCGTCTCTTTGACGCCGGGTCCGTGCCGTCAGGGTTCCAGGTTCTCGAATCGGAAACCCTGGACAGCGGTACCTTCCACCTGCGGCTGCGGCCGATCCCTTTCGGAACCGCGGATATGGGGCCGCGCATCGGTCTCTAA